One Triticum dicoccoides isolate Atlit2015 ecotype Zavitan chromosome 5B, WEW_v2.0, whole genome shotgun sequence genomic window carries:
- the LOC119311046 gene encoding multiple organellar RNA editing factor 8, chloroplastic/mitochondrial-like has translation MASASRALLLSRASPLHAAASRFLRPVAAAGSLLPAALVPSPAAAPWAAARRFATQPANSSLRDSSPNWSNRPPKETILLDGCDFEHWLVVMEPPPGDGANPDVTRDEIIDGYIKTLAQVVGSEDEARMKIYSVSTRHYFAFGALVSEELSYKLKELPKVRWVLPDSYLDVRNKDYGGEPFIDGQAVPYDPKYHEEWVRNNARANERSRRNDRPRNFDRSRNFERRRENTQAYQSGPPNQMPPHDAAPPSRGAQGPPPPSGAPPNYQPHAPNPQAGYAAGGGPNYPNAPPPPGYRGAPAPGYQAGNQGYQGNPGGNMHNGPGPAYHSNNPGYQGGAPGGNPLPPFAGGNQPPPYQGGGPSYGGGAPDYQGQPGGNPGYQGGGNYNNAAPPPYEGRDGPGRNYQ, from the exons ATGGCGTCGGCGTCGCGTGCGCTCCTCCTCTCCAGGGCCTCGcccctccacgccgccgcctcccgcttCCTCCGCccggtcgcggccgcggggagcctCCTCCCGGCGGCGCTGGTCCCGTCCCCCGCCGCGGCGccctgggcggcggcgaggcgattcGCGACGCAGCCCGCGAACTCGTCGCTGCGGGACTCGTCCCCGAACTGGAGCAACCGCCCGCCCAAGGAGACGATCCTCCTCGACGGCTGCGACTTCGAGCACTGGCTCGTCGTCATGGAGCCGCCCCCAGGCGACGGCGCTAACCCCGATGTCACCCGCGACGAGATCATCGACGGGTACATCAAGACCCTCGCCCAGGTCGTCGGAAG TGAAGACGAAGCAAGGATGAAGATCTACTCTGTGTCAACTAGGCATTATTTTGCTTTTGGTGCCCTAGTATCTGAGGAACTCTCCTACAAACTCAAAG AGTTGCCTAAAGTCCGTTGGGTTCTTCCTGATTCATACCTGGATGTCAGAAATAAGGACTATGGAG GAGAACCATTTATAGATGGACAAGCTGTTCCTTACGACCCCAAATACCATGAGGAGTGGGTGAGAAACAATGCCCGTGCCAATGAAAGATCCCGGCGCAATGACAGGCCTCGCAACTTTGACAGGTCGAGGAACTTTGAAAGGAGAAGGGAGAACACACAGGCCTACCAGAGTGGGCCTCCAAACCAAATGCCACCCCATGATGCTGCTCCTCCAAGTCGCGGTGCACAGGGCCCGCCGCCGCCTTCAGGTGCTCCACCAAATTACCAGCCCCATGCACCAAACCCACAGGCAGGCTATGCTGCAGGAGGTGGACCAAACTATCCAAATGCACCACCACCCCCTGGATACCGAGGTGCCCCAGCCCCTGGCTACCAAGCTGGCAACCAAGGTTACCAGGGTAATCCTGGTGGCAACATGCACAATGGACCCGGCCCAGCCTACCATAGCAACAACCCTGGATACCAGGGTGGAGCGCCAGGAGGCAACCCGCTGCCGCCTTTTGCAGGTGGCAACCAGCCTCCTCCCTACCAAGGCGGTggtcctagctatggtggtggtgcACCAGACTACCAGGGCCAACCAGGTGGTAACCCAGGCTACCAAGGTGGCGGTAACTACAACAACGCCGCCCCTCCTCCCTACGAGGGCAGGGACGGGCCAGGGAGGAACTACCAGTAG